A single genomic interval of Lathyrus oleraceus cultivar Zhongwan6 chromosome 7, CAAS_Psat_ZW6_1.0, whole genome shotgun sequence harbors:
- the LOC127102002 gene encoding uncharacterized protein LOC127102002: protein MNLASEVIGEEEQVSSDAMEIDMKSNNLNFIFKDCFDSSILNHISLTPSPKPSPKHTPSPVHNRFQLSEPVIDSPNPTPIIHILENGTNLVDSEHPTAKDQPEPSPSPKTQRATQTKPQPTPQPSPKPTPQPEPSSVHNQSQVQVTYEPHIETVQVFLDQPPPETNLNQTIQENQPYAHHSSP, encoded by the exons ATGAATCTTGCTTCTGAAGTTATTGGTGAAGAGGAGCAAGTTTCTTCAGATGCTATGGAGATTGATATGAAAAGTAATAATCTGAACTTTATCTTTAAGGATTGTTTTGATTCTTCCATCTTAAACCATATATCTCTAACACCCTCACCCAAACCATCTCCTAAACATACTCCATCACCTGTTCATAACAGATTTCAACTTTCAGAACCTGTGATAGATTCCCCTAACCCAACACCTATCATTCATATTCTAGAAAATGGTACAAATCTTGTTGACTCTGAACATCCTACTG CTAAAGATCAACCAGAACCTTCACCTTCACCTAAAACCCAACGTGCAACTCAAACAAAACCCCAACCTACACCCCAACCCTCACCTAAACCAACACCTCAACCCGAACCTAGTTCTGTTCATAATCAATCTCAAGTTCAAGTTACATATGAACCCCATATTGAAACTGTACAAGTTTTTTTGGACCAACCTCCACCTGAAACCAACCTTAACCAAACTATTCAAGAAAACCAACCATATGCCCATCATTCCTCTCCTTAA
- the LOC127106306 gene encoding brassinosteroid-responsive RING protein 1: MGFPVGYTELLFPKLVLHLLSIFTFIRKLISVIFTHLGLPDFIEPDIPWPENSTRIPEFESVSALLIREILPVVKFNELVDPPESCAVCLTEFEENDEIRRLANCRHIFHRGCLDRWMGYDQRTCPLCRTSFIPDDMQSAFNERLWAASGIPEFHSDVSVL; encoded by the coding sequence ATGGGTTTTCCCGTCGGATACACAGAACTTCTCTTCCCAAAACTCGTCCTTCACCTTCTCtccatcttcaccttcatccGAAAACTCATTTCCGTCATTTTCACCCATCTGGGTCTCCCCGATTTCATCGAACCCGACATTCCATGGCCCGAGAACTCAACCCGAATACCCGAATTCGAATCCGTTTCAGCTCTTCTCATCCGCGAAATCCTACCGGTTGTCAAGTTCAACGAGCTAGTGGACCCACCTGAAAGCTGCGCCGTTTGTCTCACGGAGTTCGAGGAAAACGATGAGATCAGACGGTTAGCGAATTGCAGACACATTTTCCATCGAGGTTGTTTGGACCGTTGGATGGGATACGATCAGAGAACGTGTCCTTTGTGTAGAACATCGTTCATACCGGATGATATGCAAAGTGCTTTCAATGAAAGACTTTGGGCGGCTTCTGGGATCCCTGAATTTCACTCTGATGTTTCTGTTTTGTAG